In the genome of Macadamia integrifolia cultivar HAES 741 unplaced genomic scaffold, SCU_Mint_v3 scaffold_15A, whole genome shotgun sequence, one region contains:
- the LOC122070946 gene encoding glu S.griseus protease inhibitor-like produces the protein MTSECTGKSSWPELKGKQGEVAAATIERENPEVDAVIVLEGSVVTGDFLCTRVRVWVDEDGIVTRVPAIG, from the exons atgacATCCGAATGCACTG GGAAGAGTTCATGGCCAGAGCTGAAAGGGAAACAAGGGGAAGTTGCAGCAGcaacaatagagagagagaatcctgAAGTTGATGCTGTAATTGTGTTGGAAGGATCGGTTGTTACAGGAGATTTCCTCTGCACTAGGGTTCGTGTTTGGGTTGATGAAGATGGCATCGTGACAAGGGTTCCTGCTATTGGTTAG